One Candidatus Moraniibacteriota bacterium DNA window includes the following coding sequences:
- the ppsA gene encoding phosphoenolpyruvate synthase gives MQNKKYILWFKEIGIEDISLAGGKNASLGEMYAKLRVKGIRIPNGFAITSAAYRYFISENNLDEKIRKILKGLNTANLRNLSERGYRIREAMLASEFPADLRNEIVKSYARLSKEYQPHKSFRLTLDKEDHTNHFAGGVDVAVRSSATAEDLIDASFAGQQESYLNVSGEYQLMESVKKCFASLFTDRAISYREDKGFGHFKIALSVGVQKMIRSDEAASGVMFTIDTESGFSDAIVINASWGLGENIVKGKVNPDEFIVHKPTLAKGFRPIIGRKLGSKEYKLVYSVGGTSATQNVAVPQEDRRRFCLTDEEILLLARWGKIIEDHYRKPMDIEWAKDGRAKELFIVQARPETVQSQKNKNVLETYQLKKKGEILAVGAAVGEKIGQGKARVIKDVSKISEFRKGEVLVTEMTDPDWEPIMKIASAIVTNSGGRTSHAAIVSR, from the coding sequence ATGCAAAACAAAAAATATATCCTTTGGTTTAAAGAGATCGGAATAGAAGATATCTCTCTAGCGGGCGGGAAAAATGCCTCCTTGGGCGAAATGTATGCGAAGCTCCGGGTAAAAGGAATAAGAATTCCCAATGGTTTTGCGATAACCTCCGCGGCTTATCGCTATTTTATTTCGGAAAACAACCTGGATGAGAAAATAAGAAAGATTCTCAAAGGACTCAACACCGCCAATTTGCGCAATCTCTCCGAGCGCGGCTACCGCATCCGCGAAGCGATGCTGGCCTCTGAATTCCCGGCTGATCTTAGAAATGAAATCGTGAAGTCCTATGCCCGGCTTTCCAAAGAATATCAGCCGCACAAAAGTTTTCGGCTTACTTTGGATAAAGAAGACCACACCAATCACTTTGCCGGCGGAGTAGATGTCGCCGTGCGTTCCAGCGCCACCGCTGAAGATCTGATTGATGCGTCTTTTGCCGGCCAACAGGAATCGTATTTGAACGTGAGCGGCGAGTATCAGCTTATGGAGTCAGTCAAAAAATGTTTTGCCTCCCTTTTTACCGATCGGGCGATTTCTTATCGGGAAGACAAGGGCTTTGGCCATTTTAAAATCGCTCTTTCGGTGGGAGTGCAAAAAATGATTCGCTCGGATGAGGCCGCTAGCGGCGTGATGTTCACCATTGATACCGAATCCGGATTTTCTGATGCCATAGTCATTAATGCCTCCTGGGGACTAGGAGAAAATATTGTCAAAGGGAAAGTCAATCCCGATGAGTTTATTGTCCACAAACCGACACTGGCAAAAGGTTTTCGGCCTATCATTGGGAGAAAATTGGGAAGCAAGGAATACAAACTGGTCTACAGCGTAGGAGGAACATCGGCTACCCAAAATGTGGCCGTTCCCCAGGAAGACCGCCGCCGGTTTTGTCTTACTGACGAAGAAATTCTGCTACTGGCCCGCTGGGGTAAAATTATCGAAGACCACTACCGCAAGCCGATGGATATTGAATGGGCCAAAGACGGACGGGCAAAGGAACTTTTTATTGTCCAGGCCCGTCCCGAGACCGTCCAATCGCAGAAAAATAAGAATGTGCTGGAAACCTACCAACTCAAAAAGAAAGGGGAAATTTTAGCGGTTGGGGCGGCGGTCGGAGAAAAAATCGGCCAAGGAAAAGCACGGGTAATTAAGGATGTTTCCAAAATTTCCGAATTTCGAAAAGGAGAAGTGCTGGTTACCGAAATGACCGATCCCGACTGGGAGCCGATTATGAAAATCGCCAGCGCCATTGTCACCAACAGCGGGGGCCGCACTTCCCACGCCGCCATCGTCAGCCGGG